The following proteins are encoded in a genomic region of Prionailurus viverrinus isolate Anna chromosome E3, UM_Priviv_1.0, whole genome shotgun sequence:
- the SDR42E2 gene encoding putative short-chain dehydrogenase/reductase family 42E member 2, which yields MKPNPAGSSPEACRAAGQGEKSCPVCRAWGGVSGLRSESGPGPGPGAVSGPTTVLGPGPGPGAVSGPGPGPGVVLEPGPGLSAVTRPGPGPGVVLEPGPGPGAISGPRPVHGAVSLPAPESGAVPGPGPGSGAVSRPRPEPGAASGPKPGLEPGSGARSVPGPVPRPGAAPLPGPGVEPGPRRGSGIGPKPSEPETAPTLAPQQKSQATPMQAPRQKVLVTGGGGYLGFSLGSSLAKSGTSVILLDLRRPQWELSPGTEFIQADVRDEEALYRAFEGVDCVFHVASYGMSGVEKLQKEQIESINVGGTKLVINVCVRRRVPRLIYTSTVNVVFGGKPIEQGDEDSVPYFPLEKHMDHYSRTKAIADQLTLMANGTPLPGGGTLRTCVLRPPGIYGPEEQRHLPRVASHIKKRLFMFRFGDRRTQMNWVHVRNLVQAHVLAAEALTMAKGYVASGQAYYINDGESVNLFEWMAPLFEKLGYSQPWIQVPTSWVYLTAAVMEYVHLALRPICSVQPLLTRSEVRSVAVTHTFQIAKARAQLGYAPDKFRFADVVEEYVRSTSRRSRGSTARTLLRLLLGLLLLLGLLALALHLVGLQPSNV from the exons ATGAAGCCCAACCCAGCAGGCTCCTCCCCAGAGGCCTGCAGAGCTGCAGGCCAGGGCGAGAAGAGCTGCCCTGTCTGCCGGGCCTGGGGAGGAGTCTCAGGCCTGCGGTCTGAGTCAGGGCCTGGCCCGGGGCCTGGTGCAGTTTCAGGTCCTACTACTGTTCTGGGGCCTGGGCCAGGGCCTGGAGCTGTGTCAGGACCTGGGCCGGGGCCTGGTGTGGTTCTAGAACCTGGACCAGGGCTTAGTGCTGTGACCAGACCTGGACCAGGGCCTGGTGTGGTTCTAGAACCTGGACCAGGGCCTGGTGCTATTTCAGGACCCAGACCAGTGCATGGTGCTGTGTCCCTACCTGCACCAGAGTCTGGTGCTGTTCCGGGACCTGGACCAGGGTCTGGTGCTGTATCCAGACCTAGGCCGGAGCCTGGTGCTGCTTCAGGACCTAAGCCAGGTCTGGAGCCTGGGTCAGGAGCTAGGTCAGTACCCGGCCCAGTACCTAGGCCAGGAGCTGCACCGTTACCTGGGCCAGGGGTAGAGCCTGGGCCCAGACGGGGTTCTGGAATTGGGCCCAAACCCAGTGAGCCAGAGACAGCCCCAACACTAGCACCACAGCAGAAGAGTCAGGCCACACCCATGCAGGCCCCTAGGCAGAAGGTTCTGGTGACTGGAGGAGGAGGCTACCTGGGCTTTAGCCTGGGTTCTAGCCTGGCCAAGAGTGGCACTTCTGTCATCCTGCTCGACCTCCGCCGACCACAGTGGGAGCTTTCCCCGGGGACCGAGTTCATCCAG GCCGATGTCCGAGATGAAGAAGCCCTGTATCGTGCCTTCGAAGGGGTGGACTGCGTCTTCCACGTGGCATCCTATGGGATGTCCGGTGTTGAGAAG CTGCAAAAAGAGCAGATTGAGTCTATAAATGTTGGAGGCACCAAACTAGTAATCAATG TTTGCGTCCGTCGGCGAGTTCCAAGGCTCATCTACACCAGCACCGTCAATGTCGTGTTCGGCGGGAAGCCCATAGAACAGGGTGATGAGGACTCTGTGCCATATTTCCCACTGGAGAAG CATATGGACCACTACTCACGAACCAAAGCCATCGCTGACCAGTTGACCCTCATGGCCAATGGCACACCTCTCCCAG GAGGAGGCACTCTGCGGACGTGTGTGCTCCGGCCCCCGGGGATCTATGGCCCTGAAGAGCAGAGACACCTGCCCCGTGTGGCG AGCCACATCAAGAAGAGACTATTCATGTTCCGATTTGGGGACCGCAGGACACAGATGAACTGGGTCCACGTGCGCAATCTGGTGCAGGCACACGTGTTGGCAGCCGAGGCCCTCACCATGGCCAAGGGCTATGTAGCT AGTGGCCAGGCGTACTATATCAATGACGGGGAGAGTGTCAACCTCTTCGAGTGGATGGCCCCACTG TTTGAGAAGCTAGGGTACAGCCAGCCCTGGATCCAGGTGCCCACTTCCTGGGTTTACCTAACAG CTGCGGTGATGGAGTACGTGCACCTGGCCTTGAGGCCCATCTGCAGCGTCCAACCACTGCTCACCCGGAGCGAG gtGCGCAGCGTGGCCGTGACGCACACCTTCCAGATCGCCAAGGCCCGCGCCCAGCTTGGCTACGCGCCAGACAAGTTCCGCTTCGCCGACGTCGTCGAGGAATACGTGAGGTCTACGAGCCGGCGGTCCCGCGGCTCCACCGCGCGAACACTCCTACGGTTGCTGCtcgggctgctgctgctgctcggGCTGCTCGCCCTGGCCCTACATCTCGTAGGCCTGCAGCCATCCAATGTCTGA